The following proteins are co-located in the Molothrus ater isolate BHLD 08-10-18 breed brown headed cowbird chromosome 29, BPBGC_Mater_1.1, whole genome shotgun sequence genome:
- the LOC118695890 gene encoding claw keratin-like produces the protein MSCCVPSCGVATPAPLADTCNEPCVRQCPDSTVVIQPPASVVTFPGPILSSFPQQSAVGSAGAPYVGGGFGGSSGRRGGSGGSGGFGGLGGYGGFGGFGGSCGGSRGCGPC, from the coding sequence atgtcctgctgtgtccccagctgcgGCGTGGCCACCCCGGCCCCTCTGGCTGACACCTGCAACGAGCCCTGCGTGCGGCAGTGCCCCGACTCCACGGTGGTCATCCAGCCCCCGGCCTCGGTGGTCACCTTCCCCgggcccatcctcagctccttcccgcAGCAGAGCGCCGTGGGCTCGGCCGGAGCTCCCTACGTCGGAGGCGGCTTCGGCGGCTCCTCCGGCCGCCGtgggggctccgggggctccgggggcttTGGGGGACTCGGAGGTTACGGAGGATTCGGAGGTTTTGGGGGCAGCTGCGGTGGCTCCAGAGGCTGCGGGCCCTGCTAA
- the LOC118696024 gene encoding claw keratin-like isoform X1: protein MSCSSLCVPSCGVATPAPLADTCNEPCVRQCPDSTVVIQPPASVVTFPGPILSSFPQQSAVGSAGAPYVGAGSGGAFGSRWGYGGYGALGGYGGYGGWGYGSRGLYGGWGYGGRGGYGGWGCGGYGGWGYGGLGNCGYGGWSSGHRYLNGNCGPC, encoded by the coding sequence atgtcctgctccagcctgtgcgTGCCCAGCTGCGGCGTGGCCACCCCGGCCCCTCTGGCTGACACCTGCAACGAGCCCTGCGTGCGGCAGTGCCCCGACTCCACGGTGGTCATCCAGCCCCCGGCCTCGGTGGTCACCTTCCCCgggcccatcctcagctccttcccgcAGCAGAGCGCCGTGGGCTCGGCCGGAGCTCCCTACGTGGGCGCCGGCTCCGGGGGCGCCTTCGGAAGCCGTTGGGGCTACGGGGGCTACGGGGCCCTTGGGGGCTATGGAGGTTACGGAGGCTGGGGCTATGGAAGCCGTGGTCTTTATGGGGGTTGGGGCTATGGAGGCCGTGGAGGCTACGGGGGTTGGGGCTGTGGAGGCTACGGAGGCTGGGGCTATGGAGGCCTTGGCAACTGCGGCTACGGCGGCTGGAGCAGCGGCCACCGCTACCTCAATGGCAACTGCGGGCCCTGCTAA
- the LOC118696024 gene encoding claw keratin-like isoform X2 — MSCSSLCVPSCGVATPAPLADTCNEPCVRQCPDSTVVIQPPASVVTFPGPILSSFPQQSAVGSAGAPYVGAGSGGAFGSRWGYGGYGALGGYGGYGGRGGYGGWGCGGYGGWGYGGLGNCGYGGWSSGHRYLNGNCGPC, encoded by the exons atgtcctgctccagcctgtgcgTGCCCAGCTGCGGCGTGGCCACCCCGGCCCCTCTGGCTGACACCTGCAACGAGCCCTGCGTGCGGCAGTGCCCCGACTCCACGGTGGTCATCCAGCCCCCGGCCTCGGTGGTCACCTTCCCCgggcccatcctcagctccttcccgcAGCAGAGCGCCGTGGGCTCGGCCGGAGCTCCCTACGTGGGCGCCGGCTCCGGGGGCGCCTTCGGAAGCCGTTGGGGCTACGGGGGCTACGGGGCCCTTGGGGGCTATGGAGGTTACGGAG GCCGTGGAGGCTACGGGGGTTGGGGCTGTGGAGGCTACGGAGGCTGGGGCTATGGAGGCCTTGGCAACTGCGGCTACGGCGGCTGGAGCAGCGGCCACCGCTACCTCAATGGCAACTGCGGGCCCTGCTAA
- the LOC118695891 gene encoding claw keratin-like encodes MSCCVPSCGVATPAPLADTCNEPCVRQCPDSTVVIQPPASVVTFPGPILSSFPQQSAVGSAGAPYVGGGFGGSSGRRGGSGGSGGFGGLGGYGGFGGFGGSCGGSRGCGPC; translated from the coding sequence atgtcctgctgtgtccccagctgtggcGTGGCCACCCCGGCCCCTCTAGCTGACACCTGCAACGAGCCCTGCGTGCGGCAGTGCCCCGACTCCACGGTGGTCATCCAGCCCCCGGCCTCGGTGGTCACCTTCCCCgggcccatcctcagctccttcccgcAGCAGAGCGCCGTGGGCTCGGCCGGAGCTCCCTACGTCGGAGGCGGCTTCGGCGGCTCCTCCGGCCGCCGtgggggctccgggggctccgggggcttCGGGGGACTCGGAGGTTACGGAGGATTCGGAGGTTTTGGGGGCAGCTGCGGTGGCTCCAGAGGCTGCGGGCCCTGCTAA
- the LOC118696025 gene encoding claw keratin-like isoform X1, whose translation MSCSSLCVPSCGVATPAPLADTCNEPCVRQCPDSTVVIQPPASVVTFPGPILSSFPQQSAVGSAGAPYVGAGSGGAFGSRWGYGGYGALGGYGGYGGWGYGSRGLYGGWGYGGRGGYGGWGCGGYGGWGYGGLGNCGYGGWSSGHRYLNGNCGPC comes from the coding sequence atgtcctgctccagcctgtgcgTGCCCAGCTGCGGCGTGGCCACCCCGGCCCCTCTGGCTGACACCTGCAACGAGCCCTGCGTGCGGCAGTGCCCCGACTCCACGGTGGTCATCCAGCCCCCGGCCTCGGTGGTCACCTTCCCCgggcccatcctcagctccttcccgcAGCAGAGCGCCGTGGGCTCGGCCGGAGCTCCCTACGTGGGCGCCGGCTCCGGGGGCGCCTTCGGAAGCCGTTGGGGCTACGGTGGCTACGGGGCCCTTGGGGGCTATGGAGGTTACGGAGGCTGGGGCTATGGAAGCCGTGGTCTTTATGGGGGTTGGGGCTATGGAGGCCGTGGAGGCTACGGGGGTTGGGGCTGTGGAGGCTACGGAGGCTGGGGCTATGGAGGCCTTGGCAACTGCGGCTACGGCGGCTGGAGCAGCGGCCACCGCTACCTCAATGGCAACTGCGGGCCCTGCTAA
- the LOC118696035 gene encoding feather keratin 4-like — protein MASTQLACATPCEPKCPQPLASSTNEPCVVTCGDSRVIIYPPPVVVTFPGPILTTYPQQTVVGASEPSEVALVEPQAAVAAEVTAGDKVAAPVVARAEPRCAPKYSYSYSSQWTHPCNSYRSGKRWTC, from the coding sequence ATGGCTTCCACCCAGCTggcctgtgccaccccctgcgAGCCCAAGTGTCCCCAGCctctggccagcagcaccaACGAGCCCTGCGTGGTGACCTGCGGCGACTCCCGGGTCATCATCTACCCCCCGCCCGTGGTTGTCACCTTCCCGGGGCCCATCCTCACCACGTACCCGCAGCAAACCGTCGTGGGAGCCTCGGAACCCTCGGAGGTGGCCCTGGTCGAGCCCCAGGCCGCGGTGGCCGCCGAGGTGACGGCGGGGGACAAAGTGGCGGCGCCGGTGGTGGCCCGAGCGGAGCCGCGCTGCGCCCCCAAATATTCCTACAGCTACTCGTCGCAATGGACTCATCCCTGCAACTCCTACCGCTCCGGGAAGCGCTGGACGTGCTGA
- the LOC118696037 gene encoding claw keratin-like — protein sequence MSCSSLCVPSCGVATPAPLADTCNEPCVRQCPDSTVVIQPPASVVTFPGPILSSFPQQSAVGSAGAPYVGAGSGGAFGSRGGYGGFGGFGGYGSYGGYGGFGSYGGFGGYGSCGRVSRSFGGSCGPC from the coding sequence atgtcctgctccagcctgtgcgTGCCCAGCTGCGGCGTGGCCACCCCGGCCCCTCTGGCTGACACCTGCAACGAGCCCTGCGTGCGGCAGTGCCCCGACTCCACGGTGGTCATCCAGCCCCCGGCCTCGGTGGTCACCTTCCCCgggcccatcctcagctccttcccgcAGCAGAGCGCCGTGGGCTCGGCCGGAGCTCCCTACGTGGGCGCCGGCTCCGGGGGCGCCTTCGGAAGCCGTGGGGGCTACGGGGGCTTCGGGGGCTTCGGGGGCTATGGGAGCTATGGGGGTTACGGAGGTTTTGGGAGTTACGGAGGTTTTGGGGGTTACGGGAGCTGTGGCCGCGTTTCCCGCTCCTTCGGGGGCTCCTGCGGGCCCTGCTAA
- the LOC118696025 gene encoding claw keratin-like isoform X2, with product MSCSSLCVPSCGVATPAPLADTCNEPCVRQCPDSTVVIQPPASVVTFPGPILSSFPQQSAVGSAGAPYVGAGSGGAFGSRWGYGGYGALGGYGGYGGRGGYGGWGCGGYGGWGYGGLGNCGYGGWSSGHRYLNGNCGPC from the exons atgtcctgctccagcctgtgcgTGCCCAGCTGCGGCGTGGCCACCCCGGCCCCTCTGGCTGACACCTGCAACGAGCCCTGCGTGCGGCAGTGCCCCGACTCCACGGTGGTCATCCAGCCCCCGGCCTCGGTGGTCACCTTCCCCgggcccatcctcagctccttcccgcAGCAGAGCGCCGTGGGCTCGGCCGGAGCTCCCTACGTGGGCGCCGGCTCCGGGGGCGCCTTCGGAAGCCGTTGGGGCTACGGTGGCTACGGGGCCCTTGGGGGCTATGGAGGTTACGGAG GCCGTGGAGGCTACGGGGGTTGGGGCTGTGGAGGCTACGGAGGCTGGGGCTATGGAGGCCTTGGCAACTGCGGCTACGGCGGCTGGAGCAGCGGCCACCGCTACCTCAATGGCAACTGCGGGCCCTGCTAA